The DNA segment TCCATTTCATTTTTTGATTTAAATATAATGATTTCTTCGAGCAAACATAGGTAATTGTTAAGTTTCAAATTTTAATAAAAAAATCATATGCAAGACATTAACAATCTAACATTTAAAATCAAAACTCGTTTAATTTAATCAACGAAGAAGTGTTAGATTGGTTGTTATTTTATTATTATTTACATTTTATCCAACAAAATAATATTTAAAATATTATCATCAGGATCAAAAACATTACATTCACAATTCTCTTCATTTTCAATTTCTTTTTGAAAATAAATACCTTCTATATAATCATATTCTAACTCATAAAGATATCTAGGATTCTCTACATTACAATCCTCAAATTTATTAGTAAAATAATCTCTAATTTTATCTTCTAATTTATTTTTATAGAATAAATTTGGAACTAAAACAATAAAATTATTATCGCAATCACTTAAATATAAATCACCTTGTACACGCCATTCTCTTTCCCAAGTGAAATCTATAAAAGGCTTTTTGGGCAATTCTTTGTATTTAAATGAAGGTTCAAATAATGCAAATCTCCATTTTAAGTCATTTGATAATTTATTAAAACACTTTTTTTCCAAATAAAGAGCAGGTCTTCCTGAATAAATTTTATAAATTTCCTCTTTATCAAACATCAACCCAAATTTCCTGTAATTTGAATAATTCGTGTGATTTGTAAATCCATACTCCATAATTATTTTTAATGGTGTTTCTGTCAAACAAACAATTTCATTATCTTCTAAACTTTTAAATTTAGTCGCATTTATACATTTATCAATTAAGATTGAATACAAATTTTCAAATGCTTCGTCATCATTTTCACCTTTTGTAAAATGAATTAGTGTACTTGATAAATCTGGTCTTTTAAATTCATTCATATCTAAATATTTTATCTTCAAATATAACTATTTCTAAACGACAGTATTCTCAATTTTGATAAAGTTGTTTATTATTTTAACAGCGTTTTTATTGTCAAATTATTTCAACAGCAAATTTATTGTCAAAAAAAATCAATAATTTCAAATTCCTATTTTCCAAACAAAAAACTATCTTCGCAGTATGCAGCAAAACCTACTAGAAACTCCCATCGAATACCTCAAAGGCGTCGGTCCCAACCGCGGGACTTTGCTGCGCAAGGAATTGGGAATTCACAAATACGGTCATTTGCTCAATTTTTTTCCCAATCGCTACATCGACAGGACACGCTATTACAAGATAAACGAATTGCAAAATAACGTTGCCGAAGTTCAAATCATCGGCAAAATCATTAATGTAAAAACCGTTGAATTTGGCAAAAACCAGAAACGATTGGTGGCAACCTTCGTGGATGATACGGGACAAATGGAACTGGTTTGGTTTCAAGGCCACAAATGGATTCGGGAGAGTTTAAAACTGAATGAAATCTGCGTAATTTTCGGAAAATGTACTTCTTTTGGGAATACTTTCAATATGGCGCATCCCGAAATCGAGTTGATGACGGAACACGAACAAAGCCTGCGCTCGGCAATGCAACCCGTTTATCCATCGACGGAAACCCTGGCCAACCGGGGAATTTCGAATCGAGTAATCAACAAAATGATGCAGCAATTGTTCTTGGAAACCCAAGCCAAATTTGCTGAAACCCTGCCCGATTATTTGACAGCCGAATTAAAACTGATTCCCAAAAATGCGGCTTTGTTCAACATCCATTTTCCAAAAAGTGCCGAAGCATTGGCAAAAGCCCAATACCGATTGAAATTCGAGGAATTGTTCTATATCCAATTACAATTAATCACGAAAAACCTCATTCGAAAGCACAAAATCAAAGGACATCCGTTCACGAAAGTGGGCGAATATTTCAATGATTTTTATAAAAACCATTTGCCTTTTGAACTGACCAACGCCCAAAAAAGAGTCATCAAGGAAATCCGGATCGATATGGGAAGCAACGCCCAAATGAACCGATTGCTGCAAGGCGATGTGGGTTCGGGAAAAACCATCGTGGCTTTGATGAGTATGCTCATTGCCTTGGATAACGGCTTTCAATCCTGTTTGATGGCACCCACGGAAATCTTGGCCAACCAACATTTTAATGGTTTATCAGAATTAGCCAAAGAGCTGAATATCAACATAAAAATATTGACAGGTTCAACCAAAATTGCAACTAGAAGAATCATTCACGAAGAACTCGAAAATGGCAGTTTGCACATCCTGATTGGCACACACGCTTTATTGGAAGACAAGGTGAAATTCCAAAACTTGGGCTTGGCCGTGATTGACGAGCAACATCGTTTTGGAGTGGAACAACGCTCGAAATTGTGGAAGAAAAACGAAATTCCGCCACACATTTTGGTAATGACCGCCACGCCTATCCCGAGAACTCTAGCAATGAGCTTGTATGGCGATTTGGATATTTCGGTAATCGACGAATTGCCACCGGGACGAAAACCCATCCAGACCGTGCATCGATTTGACAGCAATCGCCTGAAAGTCTGGAAATTCATCCGGGACGAAATTGCCATTGGCAGACAAATTTATATCGTCTATCCGCTAATTGAAGAATCTAAAACTATGGATTTCAAGGATTTGATGGACGGTTACGAAAGTATTTCCCGTGATTTTCCGTTGCCGCAATATGCCATTTCCATCCTTCACGGAAAAATGAAACCCGCCGATAAAGATGCCGAAATGAAACGCTTTGCCGAAGGAAAAACCAATATTATGGTGGCGACAACCGTGATTGAGGTTGGCGTGAATATTCCCAACGCCAGCGTGATGATTATCGAAAGTGCGGAACGTTTTGGACTGTCGCAACTCCACCAGCTTCGGGGTCGCGTGGGTCGTGGTGCCGAGCAAAGTTATTGCATCCTGATGACGAGCCACAAATTGAGTGCCGACAGCAAAACCCGAATGGAAACGATGACTGGAACGAACGATGGTTTCGAAATTGCCGAAGTCGACCTCAAACTTCGCGGTCCCGGTGATTTGATGGGAACCCAACAAAGCGGTGTCCTAAATCTACAGATTGCCGACATTGTCCGCGACCGAAATATTTTGCAATTGGCACGAAATTATGCCTTGAAAATCTTGAAGGAAGACGCACCGATGCAAAAGCCCGAAAACGCCACTTTAAGAGCAACCTACATCGAGCTGACCAAAAAGAAAAACATCTGGAATTATATTAGTTAAAGTACACTATGATAGCACACTGATGAAACCAATTTACTTCATAAAAATAAGAGCCTCTCTCTGCCCAACATTGAAAAAAAAACAATAATCTGTATAGCTATTTCAGCTCGGGTCAAGCACGGGTCAAGAGTATGGATAAAGAATATATATAGTAACTGTATAGTAACTGTATAGTAACTGTATAGTAACTGTATAGTTACTATACAGTAACTGTATAGTAACCACAATACAACCCTGCAATACTACTTACCCAATAGTAAACAAAGAGGAATTGCAATTTGGGAAGCTTAAAAAAACATTTTTTTCTTCTTTATATTGAAATGGCTTCGCTCAATTAAATTAGGATTTTCTACCATTGTTATTCGGTACAGTGCAGCAAAATAGTACACTGACAAAATAAATTTATTTCGTTAAGAAACCACTTCTCTGCCGAAAGTTGGGAAAAAAAGGATTTTCATTTGAATTTACATTAAACCATTTTATTTTTTTACAGTCTTAAATAATTGTTCTTTTTAGGGCATTAAAATTAGTTGTTAATCCGTTGTTAAAATATTAACAAAACGCTCCTCATTCAAAATTCTAAACCTTAAATTTGTCTTCTTAACGAAAATATAAGAAGTCTAATCTCGCTTTTTCACATAAATTATGAAAATAAAACATATCGTTTACACCCTGCTAATAATTGGTTTCGGAGCATTTATAGCTTACCGAATTAATTCAAACAAAAGCAAAAATGAAAATTCCAAAGGCAAAGACGGAAAAGGCAAAGTAATGACCGTTAGTGGAATTGTACTTAAAACAGAAACTTTCGACAACAATCTATCCCTTTCCGGCTCTATTGAAGCCAATGAGCAAGTGGAAATTCGCTCTGAAATTTCCGGAATCGTAGAAGGTATTTATTTCAAGGAAGGAAGTAATGTGGCCAAAGGACAACTGCTTTTTAAAGTAAATGATGTCGAATTGAGAGCCCAATTGCAACAAGCCAAAACCAAACAAGGACTGGCATCCGAAAACGAAAGAAGAGCTAAACTTTTATTGGCCAAAGAAGCCATCAGCCAAGAAGAATACGATGTTGCCAGAGCCGATTACAAATTGGCACAAGCCCAAGTGCAATTAATTGACGCACAAATTGCCAAAACATCAGTTAGAGCGCCGTTTTCCGGGAAAATTGGATTGCGTTCCATTTCGCCCGGAACCTATATCACTCCTAGCCTTTTGGTAGCCAAATTAGTCAACATCAGCCAATTGAAAATCACCTTTTCCATTCCTGAAAAATATGCCAATCAAGTAAAAGCCAATTCCAATTTAAGTTTCACTGTGGCGGGTTCGACTGAAAAATATCAGGCCAAAGTGTATGCCATAGAGCCAGAAGTGGAAATCTCGACCAGAACATTGCAAGTTCGTGCCTTGGCTGAAAACAAAGACGGAAAATTATTGCCGGGTACTTTTGCCAATGTCGAATTACCTTTGGACATCATCAAAGATGCCATCATAATTCCATCGGAAGCCATCATTCCGGTACAAGATGGTAAAAAAGTGTTGATTTCAATTAATGGTAAAGTCAAAGAAATTAAAGTGGAAACCGCCACCAGAACCGATGCCACCATCTTGGTACTTTCAGGTTTAAAAGCGGGTGACACATTATTGACAACGGGTGTTATGTCCTTAAAAGAAGATGACGGCGTGAAAGTTAAAGTTAAATAGATAGCAGATTTCAGATGCCAGTTGGCAGCAAATCCTTAATCGCAATTCTTAAATCGTATATCCCAAATGAGTTTATCCACCATAAGCATAAAAAGACCCGTACTGACCATCGTTCTGAACTTGACCATCGTCTTGTTTGGAATCATTGGATACACATTCCTGGGCGTTCGAGAATTTCCTTCTATTGATCCGGCACAGATTTCGATTCGAACCAGTTATACAGGTGCCAATTCAGATATTATTGAATCCCAAATCACGGAACCTTTAGAAAAAGCTATTAACGCCATAGACGGGATTCGAAACGTAACTTCTTCGAGTACACAAGGCAGCAGTAACATCACGGTCGAATTTAATTTGAACAAAAATCTGGAAGAAGCCGCCAATGATGTTCGGGACAAAGTTTCCCAAGCCACTCGAAATCTACCCAAAGATATTGATGCACCACCAGTGGTTTCAAAGGCTGATGCCAATAGCGATGCCATCATTTCGATGACGGTACAAAGTGATTCACGAAGCGAATTGGAACTCAGCGACTATGCCGAAAACGTAATTTCACAACGACTCGAAACCATTCCGGGCGTAAGTGGCGTGCAAATTTGGGGACAAAAGAAATACGCGATGCGGTTGTGGATTGACCCCATAAAATTAGCTTCTTATGGCTGCACGGTTTCCGAAGTAAGAGATGCCTTGAACAAGCAAAACGTGGAATTACCCTCGGGAAAATTGACCGGAAACGCCACAGAATTAACGGTAAAAACCGTTGGAAACCTTTCGACTCCCGAAGAATTCAACAACATTATTATTCGTACTGACGGCGATAAAATTGTTCGCTTGAGCGATGTGGGTTCTGCCACTCTAGGTCCTGAAAATCTGGAAACCAAAATGAGCCAATCAGGTTTGCCATTAGTTGGTGTAGCTATTGTGCCTCTTCCGGGAGCTAATTATTTAGATATTTCGAAGGAATTTTACAAAGAAGTAGATAAATTAAAAAAAGATTTACCAAAAGATATCAAGTTGAATGTAGCTATTGACAATACTATTTTTGTAAAAAAATCAGTGCTTGAAGTAGCGGAAACATTAGGGATTTCCTTAATTTTGGTAATCTTAATTATCTTTCTATTTTTTAGGGATTGGGCTATCGCTTTCCGACCTTTAATTGATATCCCCGTTTCGTTAATTGCAACATTTTTTATAATGTGGCTTTTCGGATTTTCAATAAACGTGCTGACTCTGCTGGCTATTGTTTTGGCAACAGGATTAGTAGTCGATGATGGAATCGTAGTTACAGAAAATATTTTCAAGAAAGTCGAAGAAGGAATGTCGCCAATTGAAGCTGCAATCAAAGGTTCAAACGAAATTTTCTTTGCCGTAATATCCATCTCTATAACCTTGGCTGCAGTATTTTTACCAGTAATTTTCTTGGAAGGATTTGTTGGGCGACTATTTCGAGAATTTGGGGTTGTTATTGGTGCTGCGGTATTGATTTCGGCCTTTGTTTCTTTGACCTTAACACCAATGTTGAATGCTTATTTGATGAAAGGTGGCGAACAGAAAAAATCAAAATTTTATATTGCGACTGAACCTTATTTTCAAAAATTAAATAGTAGTTATGCCGATGCTCTTGGTCGTTTTATGAAAAGAAAATGGTTAAGTTTTCCAATATTGATTTTCTGTTTTGGACTGATTGCCTTATTTTTTAATTTACTCCAAAAAGAAACCGCGCCCTATGACGATCGAAGCGGTATGATGATGAGCATTACTACTGCAGAAGGTTCATCTTATGAATATACCGATCGATTTATGCAGGAAATCTCCAGATTGATAGACGATTCCATTCCAGAAAAAAAAGTGAGTTTGGTGATTACTTCTCCTGGTTTTATTTCAGCCGCGTCAAACAGTGGAAGAGTTAGAATTTCATTAGTGGACCCAAGCGAAAGAAAAATTTCGCAAAAAGAAATTGCCGAAAAATTGACCAAATGGACCAAAAAATATCCTGAAGCCAAAACATCGGTGATAGAACAGCCCACAATTGCGGTAAATAGACGCGGTGGAATGCCTATTCAATACATTATTCAAGCACCCAATTTTGAGAAATTGAGGGAGAAAATACCTGTGTTTATGGACGAAGTGTCAAAAAACGAAACCTTTTCTAACTCCGACGTGAATCTAAAATTCAACAAGCCCGAAATCAACGTGTCCATCGATCGTGAAAAAGCCGAGAGCTTGGGAATATCCGTAATTGACATTGCCCAAACCCTGCAACTTTCGTTAAGCGGCCAACGTTTTGGGTATTTTATGCGTAACGGAAAACAATACCAAGTCATTGGACAATTTGACCAAAAAGACCGTTCCAAACCCTTGGATTTAACGTCGATGTTTGTGAAAAATAATAAAGGCGAATTGATTCAAATGGACAATGTCGTGACGATCGAAGAGAAAAGCAATCCGCCGCAATTGTATCATAATAACAGGTATATGTCGGCAACGGTATCGGCGGGTCTCGCTCCGGGCAAAAGTATCAACGACGGTATTGATGCAATGAATGACATAAAAACCAAAGTATTGGACGATACTTTCACCACGGATTTGGGTGGAGAATCCCGAGATTTTGTCGAAAGTAGTTCGAATACTTCTTTTGCTTTTGGACTGGCTTTGTTGCTGATATTCTTGATTCTGGCAGCACAATTCGAAAGTTTTGTCGATCCATTCATCATCATTTTGACCGTGCCAATGGCGGTAGCCGGAGCTTTATTCTCCTTATGGTTGTTTGGACAAACTTGGAATATTTTTAGTCAAATTGGAACCGTAATGCTTATTGGTTTGGTAACCAAAAACGGAATCTTGATTGTCGAATTTGCCAATCAATTGCGAGAGCAAGGAAAACCCAAATTGGAAGCCATTCTAGAAGCTTCGGAAGCACGACTTCGACCAATATTAATGACGAGTTTGGCTATTTCATTGGGAGCTTTGCCAATAGCAATGTCACTTGGAGCAGCTTCAACCAGCAGAATGGGAATGGGAGTGGTTATCGTAGGTGGAACAATTTTCTCCCTGGTTTTAACACTGTTTGTAATTCCCGCTTTGTATCTTTTATGGTCGAAAGCGAGAAAACATTATCCAGAATTTGATCATATTGAAGAATATGAAACCAGTATAAAAAAATAAATTTCTTCCGATGAATAAAAAGCTGGTTCCTGATAACCTTAGGCAATAATAATTTCACCGGAAGAAAAAGATATTAAATAAAAAAACACCACAAATTACACAAATTAGCACAAATTGAAAACAAGGAATTGTAAAATTTTCACAAGAAAAAATTTGTGGCAATTTGTGCAATTTGTGGTAAAAACAAAAAATTATGAATACTAAAATATTAATCCGTAGTCTAATTTTATTCTTGTTTTGCATAGCACAAACCAATGCTCAAGAAGTTTTGACTATCGAAAACGCACTAAAAATAGCCTTGGAAAACAATTTTGAAATAAAAATAGCTTCCAATAATTTAACAATCAACAAAACCAATGTAGCCACTGGAAATGCCGGAATGTTACCCAAAGTTACGGCAACCTTGGTCGATGCCAACAGCATTCAAAACAGTTCGCAAACCCGACAAGACGGAACGGTCAATTCATTG comes from the Flavobacterium limnophilum genome and includes:
- the recG gene encoding ATP-dependent DNA helicase RecG; the protein is MQQNLLETPIEYLKGVGPNRGTLLRKELGIHKYGHLLNFFPNRYIDRTRYYKINELQNNVAEVQIIGKIINVKTVEFGKNQKRLVATFVDDTGQMELVWFQGHKWIRESLKLNEICVIFGKCTSFGNTFNMAHPEIELMTEHEQSLRSAMQPVYPSTETLANRGISNRVINKMMQQLFLETQAKFAETLPDYLTAELKLIPKNAALFNIHFPKSAEALAKAQYRLKFEELFYIQLQLITKNLIRKHKIKGHPFTKVGEYFNDFYKNHLPFELTNAQKRVIKEIRIDMGSNAQMNRLLQGDVGSGKTIVALMSMLIALDNGFQSCLMAPTEILANQHFNGLSELAKELNINIKILTGSTKIATRRIIHEELENGSLHILIGTHALLEDKVKFQNLGLAVIDEQHRFGVEQRSKLWKKNEIPPHILVMTATPIPRTLAMSLYGDLDISVIDELPPGRKPIQTVHRFDSNRLKVWKFIRDEIAIGRQIYIVYPLIEESKTMDFKDLMDGYESISRDFPLPQYAISILHGKMKPADKDAEMKRFAEGKTNIMVATTVIEVGVNIPNASVMIIESAERFGLSQLHQLRGRVGRGAEQSYCILMTSHKLSADSKTRMETMTGTNDGFEIAEVDLKLRGPGDLMGTQQSGVLNLQIADIVRDRNILQLARNYALKILKEDAPMQKPENATLRATYIELTKKKNIWNYIS
- a CDS encoding efflux RND transporter periplasmic adaptor subunit codes for the protein MKIKHIVYTLLIIGFGAFIAYRINSNKSKNENSKGKDGKGKVMTVSGIVLKTETFDNNLSLSGSIEANEQVEIRSEISGIVEGIYFKEGSNVAKGQLLFKVNDVELRAQLQQAKTKQGLASENERRAKLLLAKEAISQEEYDVARADYKLAQAQVQLIDAQIAKTSVRAPFSGKIGLRSISPGTYITPSLLVAKLVNISQLKITFSIPEKYANQVKANSNLSFTVAGSTEKYQAKVYAIEPEVEISTRTLQVRALAENKDGKLLPGTFANVELPLDIIKDAIIIPSEAIIPVQDGKKVLISINGKVKEIKVETATRTDATILVLSGLKAGDTLLTTGVMSLKEDDGVKVKVK
- a CDS encoding efflux RND transporter permease subunit; protein product: MSLSTISIKRPVLTIVLNLTIVLFGIIGYTFLGVREFPSIDPAQISIRTSYTGANSDIIESQITEPLEKAINAIDGIRNVTSSSTQGSSNITVEFNLNKNLEEAANDVRDKVSQATRNLPKDIDAPPVVSKADANSDAIISMTVQSDSRSELELSDYAENVISQRLETIPGVSGVQIWGQKKYAMRLWIDPIKLASYGCTVSEVRDALNKQNVELPSGKLTGNATELTVKTVGNLSTPEEFNNIIIRTDGDKIVRLSDVGSATLGPENLETKMSQSGLPLVGVAIVPLPGANYLDISKEFYKEVDKLKKDLPKDIKLNVAIDNTIFVKKSVLEVAETLGISLILVILIIFLFFRDWAIAFRPLIDIPVSLIATFFIMWLFGFSINVLTLLAIVLATGLVVDDGIVVTENIFKKVEEGMSPIEAAIKGSNEIFFAVISISITLAAVFLPVIFLEGFVGRLFREFGVVIGAAVLISAFVSLTLTPMLNAYLMKGGEQKKSKFYIATEPYFQKLNSSYADALGRFMKRKWLSFPILIFCFGLIALFFNLLQKETAPYDDRSGMMMSITTAEGSSYEYTDRFMQEISRLIDDSIPEKKVSLVITSPGFISAASNSGRVRISLVDPSERKISQKEIAEKLTKWTKKYPEAKTSVIEQPTIAVNRRGGMPIQYIIQAPNFEKLREKIPVFMDEVSKNETFSNSDVNLKFNKPEINVSIDREKAESLGISVIDIAQTLQLSLSGQRFGYFMRNGKQYQVIGQFDQKDRSKPLDLTSMFVKNNKGELIQMDNVVTIEEKSNPPQLYHNNRYMSATVSAGLAPGKSINDGIDAMNDIKTKVLDDTFTTDLGGESRDFVESSSNTSFAFGLALLLIFLILAAQFESFVDPFIIILTVPMAVAGALFSLWLFGQTWNIFSQIGTVMLIGLVTKNGILIVEFANQLREQGKPKLEAILEASEARLRPILMTSLAISLGALPIAMSLGAASTSRMGMGVVIVGGTIFSLVLTLFVIPALYLLWSKARKHYPEFDHIEEYETSIKK